Genomic DNA from Candidatus Kapaibacterium sp.:
TCCCGACCCGTGGGAATGGCCCAATGGTCGTCATGCTCCATGGCTTCACCGGGTTCAAGGATTGGGGCTTCTTCCCATACGTGGCTACAGAACTTGCACAACGAGGAGCCTGCGTGGTAACGTTCAATTTCTCCCTCAGCGGTTACATCGAAGGGTCGGACCGCGTCGAGCGCCCTGAGCTCTTCGCACGCAACACCATCCGCCAGGAGATCGATGACACCGTCACCGTACTGACAGCGCTTCTGAAACGGACGGTAGAGGCCCCCCCATCGTGGTGGAAGCGCTGGAACAAGCAGCTGTTTCTCCTTGGCTACTCTCGCGGAGCTGGAGTTGCCCTCATTGTACTCCGAGAACATCCTCAGCTCTCGGTTCAGCGGTTAGCACTCTGGTCCCCCGTCACTACCTTCCACCACTACACCGAACGCCAGAAGAAGCGCTGGCGGCAACGAGGAACGCTGGAAATCTCCCATACCCGCACCAGCCAAATCCTCCTGATGAACGTGCAGTACCTGGATGACCTGGAAGCCAACAAGGAACGATACGATCTCTTCCGGGCAATGGCTTCGCTACGCTGCCCTACACTGATTGTTCACGGAATGCACGATATCACCGTACCGCTGCGCTCTGTACAAGAGCTTGCAGCGGCTGCTCCACCCGACATGATTCAGCTCCATGTGCTGCCTCATACGGGTCATACGCTAGGCGTGGACCATCCCATGCGCCAACCCTCTCCTGCTGTCGTCGAAGCCACAGCGGTCACGGTGGCTTTCTTTGGTCTCTGACTATGACAGGCTCGGTTCTTCTATGGCTGTGCCTCCTCGTAGGGGCTTGTCGGAGCACACGCCCTGAGGCAGTCCAAGGTCCATATTCGCTTCCACCACAGTCTACTCCACTTGGAACGGCTCTCCCCTTCAAAGCAGCTATAGACAGCGGGCGGACCTCTGACGCACTCTTGCTCTTCACCCTTGCTGACGGCAGACCACTACTAGCTGAAGAACGCTACGAGCTTGTCCCCGAGCTGGAACGGCTTTCTAGTCAGATTGCCCGTCTACCAATCACGGGCATCCGTACCGATAGCCTCTCGCCAGCGCTAGTCCGCGTCGAGATGGAGCTTGACTACTGGCAAACCCTCCGCTTCACCTTGCGGCGTCACAGTAGTTTTTGGGTTGTCACAGGATTAGAGCGAATCCCGTGGAATCGTCCCGCCATTCGTATTTTCCCGCAGCTGGCAGAGTAGGGCATTCTACGACCGACCGTCGATTCCGGCAAGAAGGCCGCCGTCTCACAAGATCGGGTTCTCCCCATGAAGGTCACTGGCATGGTTAGCGTTACGCCGATTGGGACAGGGCTGTCGCTCTCCCACTACATTGCTGTATGTGTCCGTACCCTTCAGGAGGCTGGACTCCAGTGCCACCTCCACGCACACGGCACGAACGTCGAAGGGGACTGGGAAGTCCTCGCTGGTGCTCTTCGTCGATGCTTTGAGCGGCTCCAGCAGGAAGGTGTGCAGCGCATCACCCTATGGCTCAAGGTAGAGATGCGAGCTGACCGCGAGCCTTCGCTGGAAGCAGCGGTTCGTTCCGTCGAACGACGCCTTCAACCTTCAGTGTAAGTCCACATCCAGTTCCGTAGTTCGAGAGATGCCCCACAGGTCCTCTGGCTAAAGGGTGGTCGGTTGTTGTAATTTTGCCCCCAACTCTCTGCTCACTGTCCTCGTCGGTGGTGAGAATCCCCTCTTGAGGTTTGTCCCATAGCCCCCACCTACTCCCTATGAAGATCCCCCGACGCTTTACAGAGGCTGGGCGGTCCCCCTACGACTACTTCAGCTACGAACGCCGTTCCTCTGTTCTGCGCAACCCTGATGGTACCGTCGTGTTCGAGATGCACAATGTGGAAGTTCCCATCCATTGGTCTCAGGTGGCTACAGACATCTTAGCCCAGAAGTACTTCCGTAAGACGGGAGTGCCGCAGTACGACGAGCATGGCAATCCACTCCTGGACAGCGAGGGTAAGCCAATCTTAGGCCCCGAGCGCTCCATCAAGCAGGTAGTCCACCGACTCGCCGGCTGTTGGCGATGGTGGGGCGAGCAGTATGGCTACTTCGATACACCTGAAGATGCTCAGGCCTTCTACGACGAGATCGCCTACATGCTGCTTGCCCAGATGGCGGCACCCAATTCCCCACAGTGGTTCAATACAGGGCTCGCCTACGCCTACGGCATCACAGGTCGGGGACAAGGGCACTGGTACGTCGACCCTGCTACCGGCCGCCTCCAGCGCTCCAAGGATGCTTATACCCACCCACAGGCCCACGCTTGCTTCATTCAGTCCATCCAAGACGATTTAGTCAACGAAGGGGGGATCTTCGACCTCCTAACGCGTGAGGCTCGGGTCTTCAAGTACGGCTCTGGCACTGGTACCAACTTCTCCCCCCTGCGGGCGGCTGGTGAACCACTCTCCGGCGGGGGTGTCTCCTCAGGGCTAATGAGCTTCTTGAAGATCTTCGACCGGGCAGCGGGGGCTATCAAGTCGGGTGGTACCACCCGCCGTGCAGCCAAGATGGTGATCGTCGACATTGACCATCCTGACATCGAAGAGTTCATCCTGTGGAAAGCTCGTGAAGAGGAGAAGGTCGCCTCGCTCGTTACCGGTTCGCGGATCTGCTCCACGTTCCTCCAAGCCATTATGGATGAAGCCGTAGCCCGCGGTACGGATTGGCGGAGCAACCCACGCTTGCAGACCCTCATCCGCCGAGCACTCCACCGCGGAGTCCCCCGCGCATACATCCTACGAACGCTCTCCCTCGTTGAGCAAGGCTACACTCGCCTTGACTTTCCCGTCTTCACCCTGGACTACGAGGGCGAGGCTTACCTAACTGTCAGCGGCCAGAACTCCAACAACTCCGTGCGTGTTCCCAACGAGTTCATGCAGGCTGTCCTCCAGGATGGCACGTGGGACTTGCGTTGGCGCACCGACGGACGCGTCTGCCGGACCGTACGAGCCCGTGACCTGTGGAATGCAATCGCCCTCGCAGCATGGAAGTGCGCCGATCCGGGGCTGCAGTTCGACACGACCATCAACGAATGGCATACCTGCCCCAACTCCGGCCGCATCAACGCCTCCAACCCGTGCTCGGAGTACCTCTTCCTAGACGACACGGCCTGTAACCTGGCGAGCCTC
This window encodes:
- a CDS encoding alpha/beta hydrolase, whose protein sequence is MSIATIVTERFRLTSTSGEHILGDLRWLPTRGNGPMVVMLHGFTGFKDWGFFPYVATELAQRGACVVTFNFSLSGYIEGSDRVERPELFARNTIRQEIDDTVTVLTALLKRTVEAPPSWWKRWNKQLFLLGYSRGAGVALIVLREHPQLSVQRLALWSPVTTFHHYTERQKKRWRQRGTLEISHTRTSQILLMNVQYLDDLEANKERYDLFRAMASLRCPTLIVHGMHDITVPLRSVQELAAAAPPDMIQLHVLPHTGHTLGVDHPMRQPSPAVVEATAVTVAFFGL
- a CDS encoding MTH1187 family thiamine-binding protein — protein: MKVTGMVSVTPIGTGLSLSHYIAVCVRTLQEAGLQCHLHAHGTNVEGDWEVLAGALRRCFERLQQEGVQRITLWLKVEMRADREPSLEAAVRSVERRLQPSV